A stretch of the Manis pentadactyla isolate mManPen7 chromosome 16, mManPen7.hap1, whole genome shotgun sequence genome encodes the following:
- the LOC118912423 gene encoding histone H2B type 1-M, which yields MPEPTKSAPAPKKGSKKAVTKAQKKDGKKRKRSRKESYSVYVYKVLKQVHPDTGISSKAMGIMNSFVNDIFERIAGEASRLAHYNKRSTITSREIQTAVRLLLPGELAKHAVSEGTKAVTKYTSSK from the coding sequence ATGCCAGAACCCACGAAATCTGCTCCGGCCCCAAAGAAGGGCTCCAAGAAGGCGGTGACCAAAGCGCAGAAGAAGGACGGCAAGAAGCGCAAGCGCAGCCGCAAGGAGAGCTACTCGGTGTACGTGTACAAGGTGCTCAAGCAGGTCCACCCCGACACCGGCATCTCGTCCAAGGCCATGGGCATCATGAACTCGTTTGTCAACGACATCTTCGAGCGCATCGCGGGCGAGGCGTCGCGCCTGGCGCATTACAACAAGCGCTCGACCATCACCTCCAGGGAGATCCAGACCGCCGTGCGCCTGCTGCTGCCCGGGGAACTGGCCAAGCACGCCGTGTCCGAGGGCACCAAGGCCGTCACCAAGTACACCAGCTCCAAGTAA
- the LOC118912376 gene encoding histone H1.4, which translates to MSETAPAAPAAPAPTEKTAVKKKPRKSAGAGKRKASGPPVSELITKAVAASKERSGVSLAALKKALAAAGYDVEKNNSRIKLGLKSLVSKGTLVQTKGTGASGSFKLNKKATSGEAKPKTRKVGAAKSKKPSGAAKKAKKTTGSTTPKKSAKKTPKKAKKPAAAAGTKKAKSPKKAKAAKSKKAPRSPAKAKAVKPKAAKPKAAKPKAAKPKKGSAKKK; encoded by the coding sequence ATGTCCGAGACTGCGCCTGCCGCGCCCGCTGCTCCAGCCCCTACCGAGAAGACCGCCGTAAAGAAAAAACCTCGCAAGTCTGCAGGTGCCGGGAAGCGCAAAGCGTCTGGGCCCCCGGTGTCCGAGCTCATCACCAAGGCCGTTGCCGCCTCCAAAGAACGCAGCGGCGTATCGCTGGCCGCGCTCAAGAAGGCGCTGGCGGCCGCCGGCTACGACGTGGAGAAGAACAACAGCCGCATCAAATTGGGTCTCAAGAGCCTAGTGAGCAAGGGTACCCTCGTGCAGACCAAGGGTACTGGCGCCTCGGGTTCTTTTAAGCTCAATAAGAAGGCAACTTCTGGGGAGGCCAAGCCTAAGACCAGGAAGGTGGGTGCAGCCAAGTCCAAGAAGCCTTCGGGAGCGGCCAAGAAAGCGAAGAAGACCACGGGGTCGACCACCCCCAAGAAAAGCGCCAAGAAGACTCCAAAAAAGGCGAAGAAGCCTGCGGCGGCTGCAGGAACCAAAAAGGCAAAAAGCCCGAAAAAAGCGAAAGCAGCCAAGTCCAAGAAGGCGCCCAGAAGCCCAGCGAAGGCCAAAGCGGTGAAGCCCAAGGCGGCTAAGCCAAAAGCTGCCAAACCCAAGGCAGCTAAGCCGAAGAAGGGGTCAGCCAAAAAGAAATAG